The following proteins come from a genomic window of Sorghum bicolor cultivar BTx623 chromosome 3, Sorghum_bicolor_NCBIv3, whole genome shotgun sequence:
- the LOC8054709 gene encoding secretory carrier-associated membrane protein 2, whose amino-acid sequence MAGRYDRNPFEEDDVNPFAGGSVPPASNSRMPPLPHEPAGFYNDRVATVDIPLDSTKDLSKKEKELQAREAELNKRERELKRKEEAAARAGIVIEDKNWPPFMPIIHHDIANEIPIHLQRMQYLAFSSLLGLTACLFWNIIATTAAWIKSEGVMIWLLAIIYFISGVPGAYVLWYRPLYNAMRTESALKFGWFFLFYLLHILFCVWSAVAPPFPFKGKSLAGILPAIDIIGRSAIVGIFYFIGFGMFCLESLLSIVVIQQVYMYFRGSGKAAEMKREAARGAMRNAF is encoded by the exons ATGGCGGGGAGGTACGACCGCAACCCGTTCGAGGAGGACGACGTCAACCCCTTTGCG GGTGGAAGTGTACCTCCTGCTTCTAATTCTCGGATGCCACCTCTTCCTCATGAACCAGCAGGCTTCTACAATGATCGTGTTGCGACAGTGGACATACCTCTTGATTCAACTAAG GACCTTAGTAAAAAGGAGAAAGAACTGCAGGCAAGGGAAGCTGAGCTAAACAAACGGGAAAGG GAACTGAAAAGGAAGGAGGAAGCTGCAGCCAGAG CTGGTATTGTCATTGAAGATAAGAATTGGCCACCCTTTATGCCCATTATTCATCATGACATTGCAAACGAGATACCAATTCACCTACAAAGGATGCAGTACCTGGCGTTTTCTTCACTGTTGG GATTGACAGCCTGCCTTTTTTGGAACATCATTGCAACTACAGCAGCATGGATTAAATCAGAAG GTGTCATGATCTGGTTGCTAGCAATCATCTACTTCATCTCTGGTGTCCCTGGGGCCTACGTGCTTTGGTATCGCCCGCTTTACAATGCGATGAG GACTGAAAGTGCTTTGAAGTTTGGGTGGTTTTTCTTGTTTTACCTG CTCCATATACTATTCTGTGTCTGGTCAGCTGTGGCTCCTCCATTTCCATTCAAAGGAAAATCTTTGGC TGGGATTTTGCCGGCTATTGATATCATAGGCAGGAGTGCTATTGTGGGG ATATTTTACTTCATTGGATTTGGAATGTTCTGCCTTGAATCACTGCTCAGCATCGTTGTTATTCAG CAAGTATACATGTACTTCCGTGGAAGTGGAAAAGCTGCAGAGATGAAGCGAGAGGCAGCCCGTGGTGCTATGAGGAATGCCTTTTGA
- the LOC8054710 gene encoding BTB/POZ domain-containing protein At5g03250, giving the protein MATMKLGSKPEIFVLEDLTWRSTTELESDVVVEVGEMSFYLHKFPLLSRSGVLQRMISEYQPPAGGGGGGMCTLQLDDIPGGAKAFELAAKFCYDVKIELNALNVVCLRCAAEYLRMTDDYAEGNLITQAESFLADVLANWKDSIKALETCEGVLPTAEDLHLVSRCITALASRACNSDAAAPLVRNAGVVVDKDALWNGIRSGDTASAAAAAASGMDWWYEDVSFLSLPMFKRLIQAMEAKGMRAESIAGAIMFYAGRFLPGLKRDTSFSNALASYGADGAGGGGAGGMSSRNITPRAASVSAPSEGDQRYFLEEIVALLPTKKGVASTKFLLGMLRKAMLLHASPLCRENLERRIGAQLEDASLDDLLVPNLGYHVETLYDIDCVQRILDYFMSSTDGIGTGYTSPALAEDGGGSLGIPQGGTPSSSLSPITMVAKLMDGFLAEVAPDTNLKLPKFQALAAVVPDYARPVDDGIYRATDIYLKSHPWLSESEREQLCRLLNCQKLSLEACTHAAQNERLPLRVVVQVLFFEQLRLRTSIAGWFFVSDNAAGGDGARPHSGGGIVPKGAAAIAGSAQAEADDSDVEGDAPEGKETMTDVKARVSELEKECKSMKQEIRRLGKPRRSWSLLPKKCGFGAKVQQAQTAMSGK; this is encoded by the exons ATGGCGACCATGAAGCTGGGTTCCAAGCCGGAGATTTTCGTCCTCGAAGACCTCACATG GAGAAGCACGACCGAGCTTGAGAGTGATGTTGTTGTCGAAGTAGGAGAGATGTCCTTTTATCTCCACAAG TTCCCGCTGCTCAGCCGGAGCGGCGTGCTGCAGCGGATGATCAGCGAGTACCAGCctccggcgggcggcggcggcggcggcatgtgCACGCTGCAGCTGGACGACATCCCCGGCGGCGCCAAGGCCTTCGAGCTGGCGGCCAAGTTCTGCTACGACGTCAAGATCGAGCTCAACGCGCTCAACGTGGTGTGCCTCCGCTGCGCCGCCGAGTACCTGCGCATGACGGACGACTACGCCGAGGGCAACCTCATCACGCAGGCCGAGTCCTTCCTCGCCGACGTGCTCGCCAACTGGAAGGACTCCATCAAGGCGCTGGAGACCTGCGAGGGCGTCCTCCCCACCGCCGAGgacctgcacctcgtctcgcgCTGCATCACGGCGCTCGCCTCCAGGGCCTGCAACTCCGACGCCGCCGCGCCGCTGGTCAGGAACGCCGGCGTCGTCGTCGACAAGGACGCGCTCTGGAACGGCATCCGGTCGGGCGACACGGcgtccgccgcggcggcggcggcgtccgggATGGACTGGTGGTACGAGGACGTGTCCTTCCTCAGCCTGCCCATGTTCAAGCGCCTCATCCAGGCGATGGAGGCCAAGGGCATGCGCGCCGAGAGCATCGCGGGGGCCATCATGTTCTACGCCGGCCGGTTCCTCCCGGGTCTGAAGCGCGACACCAGCTTCAGCAACGCGCTGGCCAGCTACGGCGccgacggcgccggcggcggcggcgccgggggAATGAGCAGCCGCAACATCACCCCTCGCGCCGCCAGCGTGTCCGCGCCGTCGGAGGGCGACCAGAGGTACTTCCTGGAGGAGATCGTGGCGCTGCTGCCGACCAAGAAGGGCGTGGCGTCCACCAAGTTCCTGCTGGGGATGCTGCGCAAGGCGATGCTCCTCCACGCCAGCCCGCTGTGCCGGGAGAACCTGGAGCGCCGGATCGGCGCGCAGCTCGAGGACGCGTCGCTGGACGACCTGCTCGTGCCCAACCTCGGCTACCACGTCGAGACGCTCTATGACATCGACTGTGTGCAGCGGATCCTGGACTACTTCATGTCGTCCACGGACGGGATCGGGACGGGGTACACGTCGCCGGCGCTGGCAGAGGATGGTGGCGGCAGCCTCGGGATACCCCAAGGCGGgacgccgtcgtcgtcgctgtCGCCGATCACCATGGTCGCCAAGCTCATGGACGGGTTCCTCGCGGAGGTGGCGCCGGACACCAACCTGAAGCTGCCCAAGTTCCAGGCTCTCGCGGCCGTGGTGCCCGACTACGCGCGCCCCGTCGACGACGGCATCTACCGCGCCACCGACATATACCTCAAG TCGCACCCGTGGCTGTCAGAATCGGAGAGGGAGCAGCTGTGCCGGCTGCTCAACTGCCAGAAGCTGTCGCTGGAGGCGTGCACGCACGCGGCGCAGAACGAGCGGCTGCCGCTTCGGGTGGTGGTGCAGGTGCTCTTCTTCGAGCAGCTCCGCCTGCGCACGTCCATCGCCGGGTGGTTCTTCGTGTCCGACAACGCGGCGGGGGGCGACGGCGCGCGCCCACACTCGGGCGGCGGCATCGTCCCCAAGGGCGCCGCGGCCATCGCAGGCAGCGCGCAAGCAGAGGCCGACGATAGTGACGTAGAGGGCGACGCACCCGAGGGGAAGGAGACCATGACCGACGTGAAAGCGCGGGTGTCGGAGCTGGAGAAGGAGTGCAAGAGCATGAAGCAGGAGATCCGCCGGCTCGGGAAGCCCCGGAGGTCCTGGAGCCTCCTCCCGAAGAAGTGCGGTTTTGGGGCCAAGGTGCAACAAGCTCAGACCGCCATGAGTGGCAAATAG